The Deltaproteobacteria bacterium genome segment TGAAGAATATGTGGTGAATTCAACCCACAGCTCCTTCTTCGGTGCCAAAATGGGCTTATTGAACAGGAGCCGGAGGTCACACCTCAGGCAGCGTCCTGCTTCAGCCATTGCTGTCTCCTAGCTGAGCGCTGGCGGGAATGAGATTATTTCTTCCCATACAAAAGCTTCCATCCCTCTGAGTGAGAGATGGCTCCTGGTTCACAAGCGGCTACACAGGGTGGAGGCTCGGCACCGTAGCCCGGCCGGCAAGGAGCGCAAGTATACCTAACCTTCTTGCGCTCCTCCACTACCACTCTGGCCACTTGGTCGTCCCGGAAAGGATCGTATTCATCTTCAGCTACTTCAAGGGCGTTCGCAGGGCAGGCCTCTACGCATTTACCACAGCCGTTACACTTATCAGTGTCAATTGTGACGAACCAATCGCCCGATCCATCTTTGAAACCGTAATTCGCTATCATTTTCTTTCTCTCATGTTTTCCGAGCGCTCTTCACTTTCCCGCGCTCGATCATGGCGTAGCCGAACATGGCCGCTCCTATCCCACCGGCGATCTGGGTGTCAAACGGAATATCTGCCTTGCGCATATCTTCTCTATACCAGGCCTTATCCATGGTGTTTATACCCAGCTCTTTCTCCAGTCTCTTCACTACCCCTTCATTTTTGGCAATGCCGCCGGTGATGACAAATTTTTCCTGCACGCCCAGGCGATTTAACAGCTCTAGTATACGGTGGGCCATGGCGGAACAGTAAGCAGCCATGATGTCGTTCTCAGGCTTCCCTTCCTCCAACAAGCCGACAACCTCAGACTTGGCAAATACCACGCAGGTGCTGCTTATCATGGGCGGCTCCTTCTCGATCTGGAAGGAACGCGGCCCAATCTCCCAAACGGGCACCCTTATGAGGTCGGCAAATACTTCCATGCCCCGACCAGTACCAGCAGCGCACTTGTCGTTCATCATAAAGTTGAGAACCTTGCCCCTGTTATCGCAGTTGATGGCCTTGCAGTCCTGACCACCCATATCCATCACGGTTCTCACCTCTGGCCCATACATGAAGTTAGCTCCCCGAGCATGACATGCGATCTCGGTTATCGCATGCTGGGCCATGGGCACGTTCACCCTTCCATAGCCGGTCCCAATGCAGTAATCCATATTATCCACCTTCAAATCGCTTTTTTCCAAAGCCATATTCAAACACTTCCGAGCGCTGTCAGGACTATCCGAGCCTGTGCGCGTGTTGCTGAAGGCATAGAGTTCGCCGTCAACCATTACCACTGCCTGTGAGCTGACTGAACCCACATCAACCCCAGCGGTGATAACTTTCCCCTTCTTCCAGTCAAT includes the following:
- a CDS encoding 4Fe-4S binding protein — encoded protein: MIANYGFKDGSGDWFVTIDTDKCNGCGKCVEACPANALEVAEDEYDPFRDDQVARVVVEERKKVRYTCAPCRPGYGAEPPPCVAACEPGAISHSEGWKLLYGKK
- the bzdQ gene encoding benzoyl-CoA reductase, bzd-type, subunit Q codes for the protein MAEEEKTQEYWRWPEGSWVNPDIDWKKGKVITAGVDVGSVSSQAVVMVDGELYAFSNTRTGSDSPDSARKCLNMALEKSDLKVDNMDYCIGTGYGRVNVPMAQHAITEIACHARGANFMYGPEVRTVMDMGGQDCKAINCDNRGKVLNFMMNDKCAAGTGRGMEVFADLIRVPVWEIGPRSFQIEKEPPMISSTCVVFAKSEVVGLLEEGKPENDIMAAYCSAMAHRILELLNRLGVQEKFVITGGIAKNEGVVKRLEKELGINTMDKAWYREDMRKADIPFDTQIAGGIGAAMFGYAMIERGKVKSARKT